The genomic region GCAGAGCGAGCAGAGGGAGCAGGAGAGCAACAACCAACAACCAACAACCGTCAACCGTCAACAATCAACAATCAACAATCAACTACCGACTACCAACTACCAACTACCAATCCATCAGATTCTACAATTCGGGTGAATGTGGAACTGCTCGATCGCGTAATGAATTTAGTGGGTGAGTTGGTTTTGGCTCGCAACCAAATGGTACGATTTGCCGAGACTGTAGCAGACTCAGACTTGACTGCGACTTGCCAACGATTGAATCAAGTGACAGCTCAGCTACAGGAAGAGGTACTGAAAACACGGATGCAATCGATCGCCACGATTTGGCAGAAATTTCCTCGTGTGGTACGCGATTTGGCGATCGCCTCTGGAAAGCAGGTGCAAGTAGAAATGAATGGTGCGGATACGGAACTAGACCGCACTGTTCTTGAGGCAATTAAAGACCCTTTAACCCACATTGTCCGCAATTGTATTGCTCATGGAATTGAAACGCCTGAAATTCGCAGCAGTCGCGGGAAGCCGATTCAGGGGAAGCTTGCTCTCCATGCATGGCATGAAGGTGGCACTGTTAAGATTGAAATTAGCGATGATGGTAATGGGATCGATCCGCTACAACTCAAACAGCAAGCGCAAAAACTCGGAATTCTCAGTGCAGTTGAAGCAGAAAAAATCACCGAAGCGGAAGCATTCAATTTGATTTTTGCATCGGGTTTTTCAACAGCAGCACAAGTCACTAATCTATCTGGACGGGGTGTCGGGATGGATGTGGTAAAAACCAATTTGGAAACGATTGATGGCACGGTTGAGGTGGATAGCCAGGTAGGACAAGGAACAAAGTTTAAGCTGAAAATTCCTTTAACGCTAGCAATTATTCCTGCCCTAGTCGCTTATAGTGGAAACCATCGTTTTGCCATTCCTCAAGCAAGCATTCAAGAATTGGTGCAACTGGAAAAAGAAGTATCTTTGCTTGAGATTGAAACATTCTACGATATTCCTATATATAGGTTGCGTGGCAAATTATTGCCTTTGGTCTATCTAAATCAAACATTACAACTACAAGTAGTAAGAGCAGATGTAGATACTATTAATATAGTGGTCATCAATGCGGACAACTACTACTTTGGTTTAGTTGTCGATCAAATTCAAGACATCCAAGATATTGTCGTCAAACCTTTAGGAAAACAACTACGAGATGTCTCAGCTTTTGCTGGAGCAACAATTCTTGGTGATGGCAAAATTGCATTAATTATCGATGCCGTTGGTTTAGCAAATTGTGCTGGTGTAACTTCGCAATTACAGCAGCAACTCGCGATCGCCACCGCTACAGCATTAGAAGAACGCACGGGCGATCGCCAGTCGATCTTGCTTTTTCATGGCGGATCGGGCGCACGAATGGGACTGCTGATGTCTCAGATTTTCCGTTTAGAAGAATTCGATCCGATCGCGGTGGAAATTGTGGCAGATCGACCAGTGGTGCAATACCGAAATACAATTTTGCCGTTGATTTACTTGCATCAAATATTCGGTAATTCTGATTTTCCTGAAAGCAGAACCCCCCAACCCCCCTTGACAAGGGGGGCAATATCTCCTCAATTGTCCTGGGCAAGGGAGGTTATAAATGGGCAAAACGATCGACTGCAAGTCATTGTTGTGGAGCTAGATCGAGAGCGCAGCCTTGGTTTGGTAGTAGAACGCATTCTCGATATTGTTGAGGAACCACTGGCGATCGCGGGTCATGCGACTCGATCCGGTATCCTGTATTTGGCAGCTATTCAGGGTCAAGTTACCGAAATTCTCGACCTGCATACAATAGTTCAAATTGCCTATCCGTATTTACTTCAATCAGTTAAAAGTTAAGAGTTATCAATTATCAGCGACAAACAATCAACGGCTTACAAATGACAAATCGCATTTTCGCGAATATTTGACAACTTAAATAGAGTTATACAGATATGACTGAAGTTCAGCAATATTGTACTTTTTTTATTAACAAAATTCATTTTGGAATCGACATCAAACAGGTACAAGAAGTCATTTGGAGTCCTGAGATAACTCCCATACCCCTTGCGCCTGTTCATATTTGTGGTTTAATTAATCTGCGCGGAAAAATTGTGACGATAATCGATTTGCAATGTAGGCTAGGAATGGGTCAGAGCTTATCACCTTCTACCTCTCATCCAGAGTTAGATGAAGAATTTTTGGCTCATAACATTATTGTTCAGACTAAGGATGAGATTGCTGGCTTGCTAGTAGAAGACATAGGCGATATGTTGGAGTTTACATCAGATAGGTTTGAATCTCCACCCGCTACGCTAGCGGGCAAAATGCGGAAATTATTACGAGGTGCATATTCATTATCACAAGGTTTTTTAATGATTTTAGATATTGAGAAAGTTTTAAAAGTTTAGATTGATGATTTTGGTTCGCGCAAAGCCGCAAAGACGCAAAGGGGATTCTCGTAGAGTAGGCGCAAACAATATATCGCCTACTCAAATTTAAATTAGTAATGGGGAATTTATACTAATGGCTGATACTAATAAATCCAGTCAACTATCCACAGAAAGCTTAGAATCTTCAGAAAATTCTGAAAGATTATCAAATAGAAAAGCAACTCAAACGAGCAGTAAAGCTAGAACGAGTACTAGGCAAAGAAGCGAGAATACAACGCAACTACAACCGCTATTGAGAGCCATAAAAGCGGTAAAAAATGGCGATCTAACCGTGCGTTTATCTGAAGAAAATGGATTGAGTGAAGTTGCCAAAGAGTTCAACCAAATGGTCAGTCAAATCGATCTTTTCGCAGGCGAAGTGACGCGGGTAACGTGGGAATTGGGGACGGAAGGCAAACTAGATGCTCGTGCTACCGTTGAGGGTGCTGTTGGGACTTGGAAAGAGCTGATCGACAATACAAATGCAATGTCTGCCAATCTCGCAGAGCAGATTAGAAGCATTGCTGATGTCACATCAGCTATATCTCAGGGTAATCTCTCTCAACAAATTGAAGCGCAAAATGCAGGGGAGTTTCAAGACTTGACGCTCTGCGTCAATCAGATGATTGCCAATCTCAAAGCTTCCATGAAACAGATTGCCGATATATCAACTACAGTCGCTTCTGCTGCGGAAGAAACGACAGCAGTAAGCACCGAAATGGCAGAAAACGCGACTCAAACTGCCGAACAAGCAACATC from Chroococcidiopsis sp. SAG 2025 harbors:
- a CDS encoding chemotaxis protein CheA, which gives rise to MESLEIDDDIKAFLDESYENLNQIEQVILELEGNSANSEHLTRIYRALHTIKGNCGFLPLPKLESVAHAGENLLDQLREQHFTLNPQIASILLQTVDAIRQILAQVEATGNEGDGDCAALIAALQEAGVGRGGFGKESGVGRGGFGNPPVQESGVGEESRGAEEAERAEGAGEQQPTTNNRQPSTINNQQSTTDYQLPTTNPSDSTIRVNVELLDRVMNLVGELVLARNQMVRFAETVADSDLTATCQRLNQVTAQLQEEVLKTRMQSIATIWQKFPRVVRDLAIASGKQVQVEMNGADTELDRTVLEAIKDPLTHIVRNCIAHGIETPEIRSSRGKPIQGKLALHAWHEGGTVKIEISDDGNGIDPLQLKQQAQKLGILSAVEAEKITEAEAFNLIFASGFSTAAQVTNLSGRGVGMDVVKTNLETIDGTVEVDSQVGQGTKFKLKIPLTLAIIPALVAYSGNHRFAIPQASIQELVQLEKEVSLLEIETFYDIPIYRLRGKLLPLVYLNQTLQLQVVRADVDTINIVVINADNYYFGLVVDQIQDIQDIVVKPLGKQLRDVSAFAGATILGDGKIALIIDAVGLANCAGVTSQLQQQLAIATATALEERTGDRQSILLFHGGSGARMGLLMSQIFRLEEFDPIAVEIVADRPVVQYRNTILPLIYLHQIFGNSDFPESRTPQPPLTRGAISPQLSWAREVINGQNDRLQVIVVELDRERSLGLVVERILDIVEEPLAIAGHATRSGILYLAAIQGQVTEILDLHTIVQIAYPYLLQSVKS
- a CDS encoding chemotaxis protein CheW, whose amino-acid sequence is MTEVQQYCTFFINKIHFGIDIKQVQEVIWSPEITPIPLAPVHICGLINLRGKIVTIIDLQCRLGMGQSLSPSTSHPELDEEFLAHNIIVQTKDEIAGLLVEDIGDMLEFTSDRFESPPATLAGKMRKLLRGAYSLSQGFLMILDIEKVLKV